The DNA segment CTGGGACGACATGGAAGCCAACCCGAGCTGACCAGGGACCCGCACCAACGGGCTCTTTCCAGGGGCGAGGAAAAGGCGCGAACCATGATGGTTCGCGCCTTTTTCGTGTCACATCCGCGCGGCGGCCGGTGTCGGGGTGGTGACAGCCGACCGCACCGCACCAAGGAGCCCCGATGTCCACCGCGCACCTCGTCCTGACCCTCCTCGCCGCCGCGATGGTGGCCTTTTCCTCGGTATCCGTTTTCGTCAAGGCGGCGTGGGTGGTGGAGCCGCTTGCCGACTACGGCATTCCGCGATCGTGGCTGCCGTGGCTCGGCGCGGCCAAGGCGGCCGGAGCGGCGGGCCTGCTCGCCGGTATCGCCGTTCCGTTCATCGGTGTGATGGCCGGTACCGGTCTCGTGTTGTATTTCGCGGGCGCCCTCGTCACGGTGATCAGGGCCCGTTCCTACTCGCACATCCCGTTTCCGTTGCTCTACGTCGCACCGGTGGTCGCCGCGCTGACGGTGGGGTTCGCGAGCTGAACCATCCACACAGGACGGACCGCTACTCGTCCGGTCTGCCCGCGACCAGATCCTGCGCGCTCGTCTTGATCCGCATCACCCTCGCGCGGATCTCGGTGTCCCTTCGCAGCGCGCGCTCGCACCCTACCGGCGCGTAGAACCAGCGTGCCCACGGCGAACCCGGTCTCGCCAGCCGGATGGAACCCACGATGGCGAGCACCGGCACCAGCAGGCCGAGCACCCCGCTCCAGATCTTTCCCTTGAGCAACGTGATCACGACGAAGCACAACATCGGGGCCACGTAGAGGTAGCCGAGAACGGTGGTCAGCCTGGTTCGCTCGCCCGACCCGTTCAGCACGATCACCGTGTCGAACCCGAGCGGGCGGGCACCGAGCAACAACAGCCCGGAAAGCCCCACCACGAGGAAGATCGCGTCGACCGACACCCTGCCCTGCCTGCTCCAGTACACGTCGTCGAGGTGCAGGATGAGCGCGAACTCGTCGAGCACGAGCGCCGTGCCGACGCCGAAGGCCGCCGCCGCTGCCAGCCGCCAGCCGGTCACCTCGCCGTCGAGCACGGCACCGGTGACTCCGCTGAGCACCATCAGCACGACCCCGAACACCATGTGGTGGATGTGCACCCCGCCCGCGGAAACATTGCCGGGCCACCAGCGCACGTTGGCCCTGATCAGCCGCACACTCACCCTGATGATCAGGAATGTCGCGACGAAACCGGTGAAGAAGAACAGCAATCGCAGTTCCGCGTGCCGAGAGAGCATCGGAAACCAGCTCCTCCCTTGCAGGGAGTCAACGTTAGAACGGCCGGTGGCGCCGCGCAGGCCGGTCGGTTACGGCCCTCGACGCTCCTCGCGCCGCGGCGACGACGGCCGCGACGTAGGGCGTCGCCGTCAGCTCGCTCGGCACGACGACGGCCATCGCGGCGACACAGCGCGCGGTACCGTCGGTGATCGGGGCCGCGACGGCCAGCGCGGGAAGCGGCATGCTGCTGTTGGTCACCGCGACCCCCGACCCGCGCACATCGGCGAGCACCCCGCGCAAGGTCGCCGGGTCGGAGAGGGTCCGGTCGGTGAACCGTTCGAGCGGTCCCGCGAGTACCTCCTCCTGCTCCTCAGGGGATGAGAAGGCCAGCAGCACCTGGCCGACGCCACTGGCGTGCAAGGGCAGCCGCCCGCCGATGCGGGTCGCGGTGGCGATCGCGTTCCGCGCGGCGAAGTGCTCGACGACAAGGGCCTCGCCGCCGTCCCGTACCGCGAGCTGCACGTTCTGTCCGGTGGCCTCGTAGAGGTCTTCGAGGTAGGGCCGGGCCGTGTCACGAAGACCACCCGCTCGCGGAGCCGACGACGCGACCTCCCACAACCGCAGCCCGGCCAGGTACCTGCCGTCGGCCTGCCGTTCGAGACCACCCCATTCGGCGAGCGTGCGCACGAGCCGGTGGGCCGTGCTCACCGGCATGCCCGCGCGCCGGGCGATCTCGCTCGCGGTCAGCCCCGACGGCGACTCGCACAGCGCGTCGAGGATCGCGCACACCTTGGCGGCCACGCCGCGCGAGGACGTACTCATGGTTTCCCGACTATAGGGAAGATCGTTGCGCCGACAGGGGGACGGTCACGCACGATGAGCAGCGATCCGGAACACTCGCGAAAGAGGGCTCATGTCACCGGTTTTCACGATGGCCTGTCAGGGATACGACCGCATGCGGCCGTTGCTGGACGGCACGGTCGGCCTCGGCGGCGCCGAGCTGAACTTCCTGGATCTCCCCGTCGAGGAGACGTTCTTCCGGATGCTCAAGTATCGCGAATTCGACATCGCGGAGCTGTCCCTGTCGAGCTATGTGCTCACCCTCGGTGAGGACGCGCCCTTCGTCGCCGTCCCCGTCTTTCCCTCCCGCGCCTTCCGGCACAGCGCCGTCTACGTGCGGCACGACTCGCCGGTCACCGAACCCGCTCAGCTCGCGGGAGGCACCGTGGGGGTGCCGGAGTACCAGATCACGGCGGCGGTGTGGATCAGGGGAATCCTGGCCGAGCTGCACGGACTCGGCGTCGCGTCCGTGCGGTATCGCACCGGAGGTCTCGACGAACCCGGCAGGGTCGAGAAGATCGCGCTCGACCTGCCATCCGACGTGGACGTCGCGCCGATCGCAGAGGGCAGGACTCTGTCCGGCATGCTGCTCGACGGTGAACTCGACGCGGTCTACAGCGCACGCAATCCCGGTCCGTTCAACGCGGGGGGCGGAATCCGGCGGCTGTTCACCGATCCAGAACGAACCGAGAAGGACTACCACGCCAGCACCGGCATCTTCCCCATCATGCACACGCTCGTGATCCGCTCCGACGTCTACCGGCAGCATCGCTGGCTGGCCACCGAGCTGGTGAAATCCTGTGAGCTGGCCAAAACGGCGGCGCTGGCCGGTATCGGCGAGACGGCCGCGCTGCCGTATGCGCTTCCGTGGTTGTGGGCCGAGGCCGAGCGAACCCGCGCCGCGCTCGGGTCCGACTGGTGGCCTTACGGGCTGGAAGCCAACCGCGCGGCGCTGGAGACGTTCCTGCGCTACTCCCACGAGCAGGGGCTGGCCTCCCGGCGCTACGAACCGGAAGAGCTGTTCGCGCCCGAAACGCTGTCGAAGGTCGTCGTGTAGGGCCGGGTCACAACGCCAGCACCGCGCGGGCGATGAGGAAGTAGATGATCAGTCCCGTCGCGTCGACGATGGTCGTGACCAGCGGAGCCGAGATGACGGCCGGATCGATGCCCACCCGTTTCGCCACGAGTGGCATCGTCGCCCCGATCGTGGCCGCCCAGCAGCACACGAGCACGATCGACAACGCGACGGTGACGGCGATCGGAAAGTCGACGAGCAGGGTCCCGACGCCGAGCGCCACCACCGCCAGCATCAGCCCGAGCACCAGCCCGACCCTGCTTTCCCGCCAGGCGACCCGCGGGAGGTCGCGGGTGCGGACCTCGCCGACGGCGAGCGCGCGGACGGCGGCGGTGGCGGCCTGC comes from the Prauserella marina genome and includes:
- a CDS encoding IclR family transcriptional regulator, yielding MSTSSRGVAAKVCAILDALCESPSGLTASEIARRAGMPVSTAHRLVRTLAEWGGLERQADGRYLAGLRLWEVASSAPRAGGLRDTARPYLEDLYEATGQNVQLAVRDGGEALVVEHFAARNAIATATRIGGRLPLHASGVGQVLLAFSSPEEQEEVLAGPLERFTDRTLSDPATLRGVLADVRGSGVAVTNSSMPLPALAVAAPITDGTARCVAAMAVVVPSELTATPYVAAVVAAARGASRAVTDRPARRHRPF
- a CDS encoding 4,5-dihydroxyphthalate decarboxylase, yielding MSPVFTMACQGYDRMRPLLDGTVGLGGAELNFLDLPVEETFFRMLKYREFDIAELSLSSYVLTLGEDAPFVAVPVFPSRAFRHSAVYVRHDSPVTEPAQLAGGTVGVPEYQITAAVWIRGILAELHGLGVASVRYRTGGLDEPGRVEKIALDLPSDVDVAPIAEGRTLSGMLLDGELDAVYSARNPGPFNAGGGIRRLFTDPERTEKDYHASTGIFPIMHTLVIRSDVYRQHRWLATELVKSCELAKTAALAGIGETAALPYALPWLWAEAERTRAALGSDWWPYGLEANRAALETFLRYSHEQGLASRRYEPEELFAPETLSKVVV
- a CDS encoding DoxX family protein, which gives rise to MSTAHLVLTLLAAAMVAFSSVSVFVKAAWVVEPLADYGIPRSWLPWLGAAKAAGAAGLLAGIAVPFIGVMAGTGLVLYFAGALVTVIRARSYSHIPFPLLYVAPVVAALTVGFAS